The proteins below come from a single Uloborus diversus isolate 005 unplaced genomic scaffold, Udiv.v.3.1 scaffold_1250, whole genome shotgun sequence genomic window:
- the LOC129232539 gene encoding LOW QUALITY PROTEIN: uncharacterized protein LOC129232539 (The sequence of the model RefSeq protein was modified relative to this genomic sequence to represent the inferred CDS: inserted 2 bases in 2 codons), producing the protein PSDPICKVPSSRLEGYESQIRDLQEQVASRDQQIERLLQANVELRERLDNAERARQSPVPVSRKGDIIDIIAKHKTGIWVGMAQGKVGHFKFINAQEIEEERKAKHRRRKIQNDWINNSKKPETLDELLKQLGLEEYTNVLILNGYDELDTFKEIEKVDLDNLGITNPDHSSKLLRAVEMLQDVDVEDEIEDDEMQVKQSPRDSGCYASHENLIHRDSSQRALSNGQFMVDLEDQDTSHSESGIHSREGQDSTVMMNNLDFSAESSTKSTATTMDDMTTAVDVKYCTDDTNDVKDLSNYNILPNQDTAPEEHESIEFNSIPCVVETLRKQDEDLTSSLNVPFVWSSTGTKSSPGSPRKIRNKHSRNKSXSKDLFSELNAFSSSFAKYRHISSESCQDRGTYVYGWASFSRTEKNTRRNLCEYDDVVSDPATEAEDSPGRHVYRRVKQRKGSLQALIHDSRPPSPTLIMKVNKKLVAEKVYLHEEPYTDKVHSDGVSSSSSVDPLLALRTWRRDSSTTSSPAPSSPASSNVSRRKRRVQRPTSPSPSPPPPPPPEDVDQDDTGAPDHIARPVARRPVAGGVGDGGAVTLRPRQCTVPPPLPQFAPVSDRRVRRPVERYQAPADSVPRRPRLPPPSRRPRQRADVRGLRTVRS; encoded by the exons GTCCCTCAGATCCCATCTGCAAAGTCCCTTCGAGCCGTTTGGAGGGCTACGAGTCCCAGATCAGGGACCTCCAGGAGCAAGTGGCCTCCAGGGACCAGC AGATTGAAAGGCTGCTGCAGGCCAATGTGGAGTTGAGGGAACGTCTGGACAATGCTGAGAGGGCGAGGCAGTCCCCCGTTCCCG TTAGTAGA AAAGGAGACATTATAGACATAATTGCCAAACATAAGACAGGCATCTGGGTTGGCATGGCCCAGGGAAAAGTTGGACATTTCAAGTTCATCAATGCGCAGGAGATCGAGGAAGAGAGAAAAGCCAAGCACAGACGTAGGAAGATTCAAAACGACTGGATCAACAACTCCAAGAAACCAGAAACTTTAGATGAACTTTTAAAGCAGCTTGGTCTTGAA gaATACACCAATGTTTTGATCCTCAATGGCTATGACGAACTAGATACTTTTAAGGAAATTGAAAAAGTGGATTTAGATAACCTAGGCATAACAAATCCAGATCATTCTTCTAAGCTATTAAGAGCTGTAGAAATGTTACAAGACGTAGATGTTGAAG ATGAAATTGAAGACGATGAGATGCAGGTAAAGCAATCTCCTCGGGATTCAGGCTGTTATGCAAGTCACGAAAACTTGATCCATCGGGATTCTTCTCAAAGAGCTTTAAGTAATGGACAATTTATGGTAGACCTTGAGGATCAGGACACTAGTCATTCTGAGAGTGGTATTCATTCCAGGGAAGGACAGGATTCGACAGTCATGATGAATAACCTCGACTTCAGCGCGGAGTCATCGACGAAGTCAACAGCAACAACAATGGACGATATGACAACAGCAGTGGATGTCAAATACTGCACAGATGACACGAATGATGTTAAAGACCTTAGCAATTACAATATTCTTCCAAACCAAGACACTGCACCCGAGGAGCACGAATCTATTGAATTTAACAGCATTCCCTGCGTTGTTGAAACGTTGCGGAAGCAGGATGAAGATTTGACCAGTTCTTTAAATGTTCCCTTCGTTTGGTCGTCAACGGGCACTAAGTCATCTCCAGGATCACCGAGGAAAATTCGTAACAAGCACAGTAGGAATAAATC CAGTAAAGACTTGTTCTCTGAACTGAATGCCTTCAGCTCAAGTTTCGCCAAATATCGTCACATATCATCGGAATCATGCCAAGACAGAGGCACGTACGTGTATGGTTGGGCATCTTTCTCACGAACTGAAAAGAACACGAGAAGGAATCTTTGTGAATACGACGACGTCGTCAGCGATCCTGCCACCGAAGCTGAGGATTCTCCTGGGAGGCACGTGTACAGGAGGGTGAAGCAAAGGAAAGGCAGCTTGCAGGCGTTAATTCATGATTCTCGCCCACCATCGCCAACCCTCATTATGAAAGTGAACAAGAAGCTTGTTGCTGAGAAGGTTTATCTTCATGAAGAACCTTATACAGATAAGGTAC ATTCAGACGGGGTGTCATCGTCCTCCTCGGTGGACCCTCTCCTGGCACTCCGCACCTGGCGCCGGGACTCCAGCACCACCTCCTCCCCCGCCCCATCCTCCCCGGCCTCCAGCAACGTCTCCCGCAGGAAGCGCCGCGTGCAGCGGCCGACGTCCCCCTCTCCGTcgccaccaccaccaccaccaccggAGGACGTCGACCAGGACGACACCGGGGCCCCGGACCACATTGCCCGCCCTGTCGCCCGGCGTCCTGTTGCCGGGGGCGTTGGGGACGGGGGCGCCGTGACACTGCGTCCGCGTCAGTGCACGGTACCGCCGCCACTGCCGCAGTTCGCGCCGGTCTCCGACCGGCGAGTGAGGCGGCCGGTAGAGCGATACCAGGCGCCCGCCGACTCGGTGCCACGCCGCCCTCGTCTGCCGCCCCCCAGCAGGCGTCCGCGTCAGCGGGCCGACGTCCGGGGGCTCCGGACCGTCCGGAGCAG